The following coding sequences are from one Candidatus Binataceae bacterium window:
- a CDS encoding choice-of-anchor D domain-containing protein has product MAALCLALASIALLTLAWPTPSDSPGAGDTSADRELGQADLAHNMLNFGGAAALSNPSGIAIDNSDHLYIADSSNNRVLGWISASAFADGAPADLVIGQPDFYSYRCDDGTAPGDVNGVGADSLCGPRGVAVDGTGNLYIADAIDNRVLVYVHPFTSGSSHGQPASIVFGQNGSFTARVCNGGQVAGDAAGLGRDSLCDPRAVALDAAANLFVADTGNNRVLEYNTPLNSTSGESGAGDTLAELVFGQNLSFTTRACNNGQMAGDVNGIGPDSLCGPAALALDTAGSLFVSDSNNSRILEYHTPLSPGGGLGGAGDTIADTVFGQNGSFTSAVPNGGAAGLGADSLLNPRGLVLDMAGNLYVADRGNNRILQFNPASTTAAHVFGQSGVFTEAQCDGNDGGMLAGFGAVVGAATLCTPADVALDAVGNLYALDSGNRRMLVFDTPLNGQSGEPGAGDTTADRELGQSDLDHNMDNFGGARALTLANPAQTGGPAAHLAIDTAGHLYAADTANNRVLGWASAAAFADGEPAALVIGQPDFFSYGCDDGRAAGDVEGVGPDSLCEPSGVAVDTDASLYVADSADNRVLMYAPPFASDTNAGQSAATVFGQGGSFTATAAGAGPAGLNDPRAVALDPDGNLFVADTENNRVLEYLTPRGPGGGTPGTPGAAGDTTADAVVGQDGSFTRVECNDGTAPGDVDGVGPDSLCRPAGLALEAKHRLYVADYENSRVLEYVLPLDSAVAGFVFGQNGSFTTRGCNHGAAGLGPDSLCNPSAVALDSKRNLYLADSGDNRVLEYNAPLEPDAARTFAADRVFGQDGFTAVECDMGAVAVSAETLCAPNGLAVDGADNLYIADSGNNRVLEYNEPLVGAPSPTPTATLSPTPTASPSPTPTATPSPSPTPTGTPSPTPSATPTSSATPTATSTPTPTLTPTPTATPTPTPTPTPLPPGGVLSVPSQLLFGKVGVGVAPKTRTLKISNLGPARKLTVMLGTVSAPFALLSAPGPFQIAPLGMLGVKIRFTPTAFGPVSQTFTIRSGDVRHPSANVKLSGNGRSGQLSLPTTTLFFGKVGIGVAPRILGFKITNAGIGRLNGSVGTLSAPFSVVEGAGPFNLLPQAAWRVRVGFAPQSVGPAASTLKISSDDPLRPSTDIAISGTGVAGHLRIDLPSPPTLAFGAVAAGSALAKSFTITNSAKGLLRGKVGTLDAPFTVTLGAGDFTLQPGQKRTLRVRFSPSATGKVVTSLTITVEAPSAPASATVTIAGKGV; this is encoded by the coding sequence GTGGCTGCCCTTTGTCTGGCGCTCGCCTCGATCGCCCTGCTGACGCTGGCGTGGCCGACTCCGTCCGACAGCCCCGGTGCGGGCGACACCAGCGCCGACCGCGAGCTCGGGCAAGCCGACCTCGCGCACAATATGCTGAACTTCGGCGGCGCGGCGGCGCTCTCCAACCCCTCCGGCATCGCGATTGACAACTCGGACCATCTCTATATCGCGGATTCGAGCAACAACCGGGTGCTCGGGTGGATCAGCGCGAGTGCGTTTGCGGACGGCGCGCCGGCCGACCTCGTGATCGGCCAGCCCGACTTTTACAGTTACCGATGCGACGACGGCACGGCGCCGGGCGACGTGAACGGCGTGGGTGCGGACAGTCTATGCGGACCGCGCGGCGTCGCGGTGGACGGCACAGGCAACCTGTATATCGCCGACGCGATCGACAACCGCGTGCTCGTGTATGTCCATCCGTTCACCAGCGGCTCCAGCCACGGTCAACCGGCCTCGATCGTCTTTGGCCAGAACGGCAGCTTCACAGCCCGCGTATGCAACGGCGGGCAGGTCGCGGGCGACGCTGCCGGCCTCGGCCGCGACAGCCTGTGCGACCCGCGCGCGGTTGCGCTCGACGCGGCCGCCAACCTCTTCGTCGCCGACACCGGCAACAATCGCGTGCTGGAATACAACACGCCGCTCAACTCCACCAGCGGCGAGAGCGGCGCCGGCGACACGCTGGCCGAGCTGGTGTTCGGGCAGAACCTCAGCTTCACCACCAGAGCCTGCAACAACGGGCAGATGGCGGGTGATGTCAACGGGATCGGGCCGGACAGCCTGTGCGGGCCGGCCGCGCTCGCGCTCGACACCGCGGGCAGCCTCTTCGTAAGCGACTCCAACAACAGCCGCATCCTCGAGTATCACACGCCGCTTAGCCCGGGCGGCGGGCTCGGCGGAGCCGGCGACACGATCGCCGACACAGTCTTCGGCCAGAACGGCAGCTTCACCAGCGCGGTGCCCAATGGCGGCGCGGCCGGGCTCGGTGCCGACAGTTTGCTCAACCCCCGTGGGCTCGTGCTCGACATGGCTGGCAATCTCTACGTCGCCGACCGCGGCAACAACCGTATTTTGCAATTCAATCCGGCGAGCACCACGGCGGCGCACGTCTTCGGGCAGAGCGGCGTCTTCACCGAAGCGCAGTGTGACGGCAACGACGGCGGGATGCTCGCCGGCTTCGGCGCGGTGGTCGGCGCCGCGACGCTCTGCACACCCGCCGACGTCGCGCTCGACGCAGTGGGCAACCTCTACGCGCTCGACTCGGGCAACCGTCGGATGCTCGTCTTCGATACACCGCTCAACGGACAGAGCGGAGAGCCGGGCGCGGGAGACACCACCGCCGACCGCGAGCTCGGCCAGAGCGATCTCGATCACAACATGGACAACTTCGGCGGCGCGCGTGCGCTGACGCTTGCAAATCCGGCGCAGACCGGCGGCCCGGCCGCCCATCTCGCGATCGACACCGCCGGCCATCTCTACGCCGCCGACACCGCCAACAACAGGGTGCTCGGATGGGCGAGCGCGGCGGCATTCGCCGACGGCGAGCCGGCCGCGCTGGTGATCGGCCAGCCAGACTTCTTCAGCTACGGATGCGACGACGGACGCGCGGCCGGTGACGTCGAAGGTGTCGGCCCCGACAGCCTGTGCGAGCCCTCCGGGGTTGCGGTCGATACCGACGCCAGCCTCTACGTCGCCGACAGCGCGGATAATCGCGTGCTGATGTATGCGCCGCCGTTCGCCAGCGACACGAACGCAGGCCAGAGCGCCGCGACGGTTTTCGGACAGGGCGGCAGCTTCACCGCGACCGCCGCCGGCGCCGGCCCCGCCGGCCTCAACGATCCGCGAGCGGTGGCGCTCGATCCCGACGGCAACCTCTTCGTCGCCGATACCGAAAACAACCGCGTGCTCGAATATCTCACCCCGCGCGGGCCTGGAGGTGGCACGCCGGGCACGCCCGGCGCGGCGGGCGATACCACCGCCGACGCGGTCGTCGGGCAGGACGGGAGTTTCACACGCGTGGAGTGCAACGACGGCACGGCCCCCGGCGACGTGGACGGCGTCGGGCCGGACAGCCTGTGCAGGCCCGCCGGCCTGGCGTTGGAGGCCAAGCACAGGCTCTACGTCGCGGACTACGAGAACAGCCGCGTGCTCGAATACGTCCTGCCGCTGGACAGCGCGGTTGCCGGCTTCGTCTTCGGCCAGAACGGCAGCTTCACGACGCGCGGATGCAACCACGGCGCGGCGGGCCTCGGCCCCGACAGCCTGTGCAATCCCAGCGCCGTGGCGCTCGACTCCAAGCGCAACCTTTACCTCGCCGACAGCGGCGACAACCGCGTGCTCGAATACAACGCACCACTCGAGCCCGACGCAGCCCGGACGTTTGCCGCCGATCGCGTCTTCGGCCAGGACGGCTTCACCGCTGTCGAATGCGACATGGGCGCGGTCGCGGTCAGCGCCGAGACGCTGTGCGCACCCAACGGGCTCGCAGTGGACGGCGCCGACAACCTCTACATAGCCGATTCCGGTAACAATCGTGTGCTCGAGTACAACGAGCCGCTGGTGGGCGCTCCTTCGCCGACGCCAACTGCCACGCTCTCGCCCACGCCGACTGCAAGCCCTTCGCCCACGCCGACCGCGACGCCGTCTCCGTCACCGACGCCGACGGGGACTCCGTCGCCCACGCCCAGCGCGACACCGACTTCGAGCGCGACGCCCACTGCGACTTCTACACCCACACCCACTCTGACGCCCACGCCGACGGCGACGCCAACCCCGACTCCAACGCCGACGCCGCTTCCGCCCGGCGGTGTGCTTTCAGTTCCCTCGCAGCTGCTCTTCGGCAAAGTTGGAGTGGGTGTCGCGCCCAAGACCAGGACGCTCAAGATCAGCAATCTCGGCCCGGCGCGGAAGCTGACCGTGATGCTGGGGACGGTGAGTGCGCCCTTCGCGCTGCTCTCCGCGCCGGGTCCGTTCCAGATTGCGCCGCTTGGCATGCTTGGGGTGAAGATTCGCTTCACGCCGACGGCCTTCGGCCCGGTCTCGCAGACGTTCACGATCCGCAGCGGTGACGTCAGGCATCCGTCGGCCAACGTCAAGCTGTCCGGCAATGGGCGGTCGGGTCAGCTCTCGCTGCCGACTACGACATTGTTCTTCGGCAAAGTTGGAATCGGCGTAGCGCCCCGCATCCTAGGCTTCAAAATCACTAACGCAGGTATCGGCAGGCTCAACGGTTCGGTCGGCACCCTGAGCGCACCGTTCAGCGTGGTCGAAGGCGCGGGGCCTTTCAACCTGCTGCCTCAGGCGGCCTGGAGAGTGCGAGTCGGCTTCGCGCCGCAGAGCGTGGGCCCGGCCGCTTCGACCCTGAAGATCAGTAGCGACGATCCCCTCCGTCCGAGCACCGACATTGCAATCAGCGGCACCGGCGTCGCCGGCCATCTGCGGATCGATCTGCCGTCGCCGCCGACGCTTGCCTTCGGCGCAGTCGCAGCGGGCTCGGCTCTCGCAAAGAGCTTTACGATCACCAACAGCGCCAAGGGATTGTTGCGCGGCAAGGTGGGCACGCTCGACGCCCCGTTCACGGTGACGCTCGGCGCAGGCGACTTTACGCTTCAACCCGGACAGAAGAGAACGCTCCGCGTACGCTTCTCTCCCTCTGCGACGGGCAAGGTCGTCACTTCGCTGACGATAACCGTCGAGGCGCCGAGCGCGCCGGCCTCGGCGACCGTCACGATCGCCGGCAAGGGAGTCTGA
- a CDS encoding alpha/beta hydrolase, whose product MPEDKFQNAGGVRLHYLDFGGAGKPALVCIHGLTGNAHNFDLLASHLAPRYRVLALDVRGRGDSEWGPPLEYNPQTYVNDLREFLDGVGIARTTLIGTSMGGIVSMMFAGGYPERVERLVLNDIGPEIAPAGLQRILAYVCEAPERFADLAAVAAYYRETYPPAAKLSEAELTEWVRWSVKPAEGGGLTWKMDPAVRKPPRGGSAARPLDLWLHYTRVLAPILIVRGAQSDVLAPETVARMLKVQRIARAVEVPGVGHAPSLVEPHALAALSDFLGLES is encoded by the coding sequence ATGCCCGAGGACAAGTTTCAAAACGCAGGCGGCGTGCGGCTGCATTATCTCGACTTTGGCGGCGCGGGAAAGCCCGCACTGGTCTGTATCCATGGCCTGACCGGCAACGCGCACAACTTCGACCTCCTGGCATCTCATCTTGCGCCGCGCTACCGCGTGCTCGCGCTCGACGTGCGCGGCCGCGGCGACAGCGAATGGGGCCCGCCGCTGGAGTACAACCCGCAGACTTACGTCAACGATCTGAGGGAGTTCCTCGACGGCGTCGGCATCGCACGCACAACGCTGATCGGAACCTCGATGGGCGGAATCGTCTCGATGATGTTCGCGGGCGGCTATCCCGAGCGCGTCGAGCGCCTCGTGCTCAACGACATCGGGCCTGAGATCGCTCCCGCCGGCCTCCAGCGTATCCTCGCCTACGTCTGCGAGGCGCCGGAACGCTTCGCCGACCTCGCCGCCGTCGCCGCCTACTATCGCGAGACCTACCCGCCCGCGGCCAAGCTTTCCGAAGCCGAACTGACGGAGTGGGTGCGATGGAGCGTCAAGCCGGCCGAGGGCGGCGGGCTTACGTGGAAGATGGACCCGGCGGTGCGCAAGCCGCCGCGCGGCGGCTCGGCGGCGCGTCCGCTTGATCTGTGGCTGCACTATACGCGGGTGCTGGCGCCGATCCTCATCGTGCGCGGCGCCCAAAGCGACGTGCTGGCGCCCGAGACGGTGGCGCGGATGCTCAAGGTGCAGCGCATCGCGCGCGCGGTCGAGGTTCCCGGGGTCGGCCACGCGCCGTCGCTGGTCGAGCCCCACGCGCTGGCCGCACTCAGCGACTTCCTCGGGCTCGAATCGTAG
- a CDS encoding Crp/Fnr family transcriptional regulator, translating to MPAERLERLAHATTTRRVHRRETIFFEGEDSAAVYLLLSGVAKLTFLNASERVLVSLVGPGEIFGVSSLLPTAKRPFRCDAFSDCVVGVTSPETFVDAALGVPLYELSRMLDVTVGRWWAMLLRYTNFLGLALRERLAGALLELGAKFGADDARGRLLTLKLTHADLAELVGASRQRITEQLSEFERTGVIIRDGRRLIISPERLLYLVQGARPPGATGGGPTGGAD from the coding sequence TTGCCGGCGGAGAGGCTGGAGCGCCTTGCTCACGCGACCACCACTCGCCGCGTACACCGGCGCGAGACGATTTTCTTCGAAGGCGAGGACTCGGCGGCCGTCTATCTGCTGCTCTCGGGCGTCGCCAAGCTGACCTTCCTCAACGCCAGCGAGCGGGTCCTTGTCTCGTTAGTCGGCCCGGGCGAGATCTTTGGTGTGTCTTCGCTCCTGCCTACGGCCAAGCGCCCTTTCCGATGCGACGCTTTCAGCGACTGCGTGGTCGGCGTGACTTCGCCCGAGACGTTCGTTGACGCCGCGCTCGGCGTGCCGCTTTACGAGCTGAGTCGGATGCTCGACGTCACGGTGGGGCGATGGTGGGCGATGCTGCTGCGCTACACCAATTTTCTGGGGCTCGCCCTGCGCGAGCGCCTGGCCGGTGCGTTGCTCGAACTGGGCGCGAAATTTGGCGCCGACGACGCGCGCGGCCGCCTCCTCACGCTCAAGCTCACCCACGCGGATCTGGCTGAGCTGGTCGGCGCCTCGCGCCAGCGGATCACCGAACAGCTCAGCGAGTTCGAACGTACCGGCGTGATCATCCGCGACGGGCGGCGGTTGATAATCTCGCCTGAGCGGCTGCTTTATTTGGTCCAGGGGGCGCGGCCGCCCGGCGCAACGGGCGGCGGCCCGACCGGCGGCGCCGACTGA
- a CDS encoding alpha/beta fold hydrolase: MLRPINALGGYWFDGALRALEGLRHGLASTVSDPPPVTHHRVVFESGKLRLRHYAAAGKPHRTPILFVYALIKRPFILDIQKGRSVIEYLTRAGFDVFVTDWQPPTAADSWRGFDAYVNGDLHAAVRAIRAFTRREQVTVLGYCFGGMLSLAYTALNPEGVRNLVTLTTPFDLSSDELPIYNVVERMSDESIELVTRIYGNCPAWMVQTFFTAMAPAHHAIDKYVGLYRNAEREGYAESFDLFERWMNSDVALAGRIFKETAGGIFKRNQLARGEFEIGGRTVDAARVECSFLNVVAEFDDVVHPRSSLPLAEKVSSRDARNLTFSTGHVGAIVSGAAHKGLWPQIGAWLKERSN, encoded by the coding sequence ATGCTTCGGCCAATTAACGCGCTCGGCGGTTATTGGTTCGACGGCGCGCTCCGCGCGCTAGAGGGGCTGCGCCACGGCCTGGCCTCGACGGTCAGCGATCCGCCGCCGGTCACGCACCACCGCGTGGTGTTCGAGAGCGGCAAGCTGCGCCTGCGCCACTACGCGGCCGCCGGCAAGCCGCATCGCACGCCGATCCTATTCGTTTACGCGCTTATCAAGCGCCCCTTCATCCTCGACATCCAGAAGGGCCGCAGCGTGATCGAGTATTTGACGCGCGCGGGCTTCGACGTTTTCGTCACCGACTGGCAGCCGCCGACCGCGGCCGACAGCTGGCGCGGCTTCGACGCCTACGTCAACGGCGACCTGCACGCGGCCGTGCGCGCGATACGCGCGTTCACGCGGCGCGAGCAGGTGACGGTGCTGGGCTACTGCTTCGGCGGGATGCTGAGCCTGGCCTACACCGCGCTCAATCCCGAGGGCGTGCGCAACCTGGTCACGCTGACCACGCCCTTCGATCTGAGCAGCGACGAGCTGCCGATCTACAACGTGGTCGAGCGCATGAGCGACGAGTCGATCGAGCTCGTCACGCGGATTTACGGCAACTGCCCGGCGTGGATGGTGCAGACGTTCTTCACCGCGATGGCGCCGGCGCATCACGCGATCGACAAGTACGTCGGGCTGTACCGCAACGCCGAGCGCGAGGGCTACGCCGAGTCGTTCGATCTCTTCGAGCGCTGGATGAACAGCGATGTGGCGCTGGCCGGGCGCATTTTCAAGGAGACCGCGGGTGGAATTTTCAAGCGCAATCAGCTGGCCCGCGGCGAATTCGAGATCGGCGGGCGTACGGTTGACGCTGCGCGCGTCGAGTGCTCGTTCCTCAACGTGGTCGCCGAATTCGACGATGTCGTCCATCCGCGTTCCAGTTTGCCGTTGGCTGAAAAGGTGAGCAGCCGCGATGCGCGCAACCTGACTTTTTCGACTGGCCACGTCGGCGCGATCGTCAGTGGGGCCGCGCATAAGGGGCTGTGGCCTCAGATCGGCGCGTGGCTCAAGGAGCGTTCGAACTGA
- the dps gene encoding DNA starvation/stationary phase protection protein Dps, producing MHKTRNDLPEKTRHEVAALLNARLADSVDLMHQAKQAHWNVKGPSFIALHKLFDEIVDEAEEWMDLMAERVVQLGGVAEGSVRIAAKRSTLKEYPLDISAEREHVEAMAAALAAYGKSVRQAIDQADELHDKDTADLFTEVSRGVDKYLWFVEAHLG from the coding sequence ATGCACAAGACCAGGAACGATCTTCCGGAGAAAACCCGCCACGAGGTGGCCGCGCTGCTCAACGCCCGGCTCGCTGACAGCGTTGACCTGATGCATCAGGCCAAGCAGGCGCACTGGAACGTCAAGGGCCCCAGCTTCATTGCCCTGCACAAGCTCTTCGACGAGATCGTCGATGAGGCCGAGGAGTGGATGGACCTGATGGCCGAGCGGGTGGTGCAGCTCGGCGGCGTCGCCGAGGGCAGCGTGCGTATCGCGGCCAAGCGCTCGACCCTCAAGGAATACCCGCTCGACATCAGCGCCGAGCGCGAGCACGTCGAGGCGATGGCCGCGGCGCTGGCGGCGTACGGCAAGAGCGTGCGCCAGGCTATCGACCAGGCCGACGAGCTGCACGACAAGGACACCGCCGACCTCTTCACAGAGGTTTCGCGCGGCGTGGACAAGTATCTCTGGTTCGTCGAGGCGCATCTCGGCTGA
- a CDS encoding alpha/beta fold hydrolase, whose protein sequence is MATRAFAQSKDGVKLRYEVRGQGEPLALVFGYSGSGRGWGEPFLRLLEARFKLLVIDNRGTGESDKPERPFTIADMADDVGAVLDHAAVERTHLMGISMGGMIAQEFALRHPQRLRGLVLGCTLCGFAHGVAGDPETLAALQVKPEQPLEQQIEKLLAACCAKSFLASARGQEVLRARLAEIMNYPMTPLHTFALQWQAIGGFDTYERLGQIKAPTLVVTGTADLLVPDRNSEIIAERIPGARLHKIAGAGHVFFWEQPEQSAEAAVKFLSAAH, encoded by the coding sequence GTGGCTACACGCGCATTCGCTCAGAGCAAGGACGGGGTCAAGCTGCGCTACGAGGTTCGCGGCCAGGGCGAGCCGCTCGCGCTGGTCTTCGGTTACAGCGGCTCGGGCCGCGGATGGGGCGAGCCATTTCTCAGGCTGCTCGAGGCGCGCTTCAAGCTGCTGGTGATCGACAACCGCGGCACCGGCGAGAGCGACAAGCCCGAGCGCCCGTTCACCATTGCCGACATGGCCGACGACGTCGGCGCGGTGCTCGACCACGCGGCGGTCGAGCGCACGCACCTGATGGGGATCTCGATGGGTGGGATGATCGCGCAGGAGTTCGCACTGCGCCATCCGCAGCGCCTGCGCGGTCTGGTTCTCGGATGCACGTTGTGCGGCTTCGCCCACGGGGTGGCGGGGGATCCGGAAACGCTGGCCGCGCTCCAGGTCAAGCCCGAGCAGCCGCTCGAGCAGCAGATCGAAAAGCTGCTCGCCGCCTGCTGCGCCAAATCCTTTCTGGCCTCGGCGCGCGGCCAGGAGGTGCTCAGGGCGCGGCTTGCCGAAATCATGAACTACCCGATGACGCCGCTGCATACGTTCGCGTTGCAATGGCAGGCGATCGGCGGCTTCGACACTTACGAGCGCCTGGGTCAGATCAAGGCGCCCACGCTGGTGGTTACCGGCACCGCCGATCTTCTGGTGCCGGATCGCAATTCGGAGATCATTGCCGAGCGGATCCCGGGCGCGCGCCTGCACAAGATTGCCGGCGCCGGTCATGTCTTCTTCTGGGAGCAGCCGGAGCAGAGCGCCGAGGCGGCGGTCAAGTTTCTCTCGGCGGCACATTAG
- a CDS encoding enoyl-CoA hydratase-related protein produces the protein MAEYETLIYEKVEERIFRLTLNRPEKLNALSQKLLREFEAAMDAFEAEAAASVLIIRGAGRAFCAGYDLAATQHPGSTFTVSSDRISLHRTIERWQRLWTLGKPTIAQVHGYCLAGGTELIGHCDIVFASEDAQFGHPAGRSLGILPTLSMWPVLMGPRKTKEYFFTGDLMSAREALQWHLINRVFARERLEEETLAYARRVAMVPVELLALHKAAVNRYYEVVGIRAAEQSAADLDCIAHQTDAVKNWMKASRERGLKAALSERDRPFARK, from the coding sequence ATGGCCGAATACGAGACGCTGATCTACGAAAAGGTCGAGGAGCGGATCTTTCGGCTTACGCTCAATCGTCCCGAGAAGCTCAACGCGCTGTCGCAGAAGCTGCTGCGCGAGTTCGAGGCCGCGATGGACGCTTTCGAGGCCGAGGCCGCGGCGAGCGTGCTGATCATCCGCGGCGCCGGCCGCGCCTTCTGCGCCGGCTACGATCTCGCTGCCACCCAGCATCCGGGCTCGACCTTCACGGTCTCCAGCGATCGCATCTCGTTGCATCGCACGATCGAGCGATGGCAGAGGCTGTGGACGTTGGGCAAACCGACCATCGCGCAGGTCCACGGCTATTGCCTGGCCGGCGGCACCGAACTCATCGGCCATTGCGACATCGTCTTCGCCAGCGAGGACGCCCAGTTCGGCCATCCGGCCGGCCGCTCGCTCGGCATCCTGCCGACCCTTTCGATGTGGCCGGTGCTGATGGGTCCGCGCAAGACCAAGGAGTATTTCTTTACCGGCGATCTGATGTCGGCGCGCGAAGCGCTGCAATGGCATCTGATCAACCGGGTCTTTGCGCGCGAGCGCCTGGAGGAGGAGACGCTGGCCTACGCGCGGCGGGTTGCGATGGTGCCGGTCGAGCTGCTCGCGCTGCACAAGGCGGCGGTCAACCGCTACTACGAGGTGGTGGGGATCCGCGCCGCCGAGCAATCGGCCGCCGACCTCGACTGCATCGCCCATCAGACCGACGCGGTGAAGAACTGGATGAAGGCCAGCCGCGAGCGCGGCCTGAAGGCCGCCCTGAGCGAGCGCGATCGACCATTCGCACGCAAATAG
- a CDS encoding sialidase family protein: MAQLTRTVSHPGFDPGMLSSAGRNLVNIAQRWHALRGKSLTTAEQPAKFPANLAHSKYSGFTQSGTSTAWCGRSAVIAFNDTGAEVATMSSGRGISADGYAVSGDHGTSFTYMGSPATPNDPNTFMAGEPAVACTSRDNFFLVSTWLDGTNAISGVSLSRSVDGGRSFAAPGVIAGAPLTTHLTDRPWIAVDPNARNRLYVVYTDLDFTGSLCGILDDTPIPRYAIELVSSSDGGVTWSAPPVVVGEVCADAEHSFAFVNGAQVAVGRKGEVYVAWEAFGVNSNPRGETSAVLNSTDLGRAIHFARSLDHGATFSAPLSATTVNCAGDCTNWQGLFRSNEYPSLAIGKGPYNQTKIYLAWNDGNKAVADSLSPSGFYHYTDIMIIRSADGGATWSTPKRVNNNPEANGASLTDQFEPALATAADGRVAVCFYDRRNDPKNFLIDRYCAASQFNGPWTNTRITSKSFPVLIGQDLLVAADDMGDHDGLASDFNNSYPGFLGGFATNASGNPSVRVNRY; encoded by the coding sequence ATGGCGCAACTTACGCGCACCGTCAGTCATCCTGGCTTCGATCCCGGAATGCTCTCGTCGGCGGGTCGCAACCTGGTCAACATTGCCCAGCGATGGCACGCACTGCGTGGCAAGTCGCTGACGACGGCGGAGCAACCGGCGAAGTTTCCGGCCAACCTGGCCCACTCCAAATACTCCGGTTTCACCCAGAGCGGAACTTCCACCGCATGGTGCGGGCGCAGCGCGGTGATCGCATTCAATGACACCGGCGCCGAGGTGGCGACGATGTCATCCGGACGCGGCATCAGCGCCGACGGCTACGCGGTGTCAGGCGACCACGGAACTTCTTTCACTTACATGGGATCTCCGGCGACGCCGAACGATCCCAACACATTCATGGCGGGCGAGCCGGCGGTGGCGTGCACGAGCCGCGATAATTTCTTCCTGGTTTCGACCTGGCTCGATGGCACCAACGCAATCTCAGGAGTAAGTCTGTCGCGTTCAGTTGACGGCGGCCGCAGTTTTGCGGCGCCGGGTGTGATCGCAGGCGCGCCCCTAACCACCCATCTCACCGATCGGCCCTGGATCGCGGTCGATCCAAACGCGCGCAACCGCCTCTACGTGGTTTACACGGACCTGGACTTTACCGGCTCCCTATGCGGAATCCTCGATGATACGCCGATTCCGCGCTACGCGATTGAACTGGTCAGCTCGTCCGACGGCGGGGTGACATGGAGCGCACCGCCGGTCGTGGTGGGCGAGGTATGCGCCGACGCCGAGCACAGCTTTGCCTTCGTCAACGGCGCCCAGGTCGCGGTGGGGCGGAAAGGCGAGGTTTACGTGGCATGGGAGGCCTTCGGCGTCAACAGCAACCCGCGCGGCGAGACGTCTGCGGTCCTCAATTCCACCGATCTCGGCCGTGCCATCCATTTTGCCCGCTCGCTCGATCACGGCGCCACTTTTTCAGCCCCGCTGTCGGCGACTACGGTCAATTGCGCGGGTGACTGTACCAACTGGCAGGGGCTCTTCCGCAGTAATGAGTATCCTAGTCTTGCAATTGGTAAAGGGCCTTATAATCAGACGAAAATCTACCTCGCATGGAACGATGGCAACAAGGCAGTGGCTGACTCGTTAAGCCCCTCGGGGTTCTACCATTATACCGACATCATGATCATCCGGTCGGCCGATGGCGGCGCCACATGGTCAACACCCAAACGGGTGAACAACAATCCCGAAGCTAACGGGGCGTCGTTAACCGACCAGTTCGAACCTGCGCTGGCGACCGCCGCCGACGGCCGGGTCGCGGTATGCTTTTACGACCGCAGGAATGACCCGAAGAACTTCCTCATCGATCGCTACTGCGCGGCATCACAGTTCAACGGCCCCTGGACTAACACCCGCATCACTTCGAAAAGCTTCCCGGTGCTCATCGGACAGGACCTCCTGGTTGCGGCCGACGATATGGGCGATCACGACGGACTCGCCTCCGACTTCAACAATAGCTACCCGGGCTTTCTCGGTGGCTTCGCAACCAACGCCTCCGGCAATCCGAGCGTAAGGGTCAATAGATACTGA